Below is a genomic region from Cotesia glomerata isolate CgM1 linkage group LG5, MPM_Cglom_v2.3, whole genome shotgun sequence.
CGACCGTCGTAGCGGAGTCCATCCCGTCTATTACCAGCGTAGTGGTAGGGGCGAGATGGCGCACCTCCACGTCTCCTCCGGCTACCTCAGTGATCTTATTACCGAGCGCCGAGCGATCTTTAACAGATCCCTCGAACTCGATGAGAAGACCACCTTTTCTGGCGGTCCTCACGGCCTTAACCCCCAGACCCATTTCCTCCGGACGAAGTCCCAAGCGCAAAGCCCTCAGAACCTCATCAGAAGACCGGGACTTACCTGGGTCAATCAGCACTGCCTCCGGTCGTTGCTTCTTCCTCGGTCTCCGGTCGCCCTTGGCTGCTGTGATCCGCTTTGTCCCTGGTCCTGGTCCTGTAGTCCCTATTCCTGGTCCTTCCGGCTCCCCTGTCACTACCAGGTCTACCTGGTCCCCTGTTCCTTCCTCtatttgtttctttttcttcttcttctttttcttttccaCCAGTTTAAACGGCTCCTCCGGTTTCTTCTGACTGTCAACTTCCATCTCTTGTGTTTCTACACCTGTCTTGACATCATTTCCAGTGCGCTGTCTTTTTCCCCTGACAGTGGCCACTGTGAAACTGCCGTTTGCCTGCTTCAGCACATGTTTTCTGGTCCTTCTGGTGGACTCATCGCCTGTCTCTTTACTCTCGGTGTTCGGCGTCTGTGCTGCTGCTACTTGAAGAGCCTGACGCTGGCTCCCGAAGTCCTCGAGCAGTCTCTGCCTTTCCTCCCTCTCCTTCTGGGACAGCTCTCGCTGAGCTATCTTCCAGGACTTACGGCTTACGAGGCTCTCTAGGAGTAGCCTCTCTGCCTCCTTCACACCTTTGGTGACCTCGTTTGACACCGTCCGTTTTGATCGGATGGTCTTGAGTGTCTCCTTTAAAAGTTCCTGGAGCTCCTCCAACAAATTATCCTCCTTTCCTATGGCTTCGTCCCTTTTTCCGTGGAGTGAAACCATCTCATCCAATTTACTCCCAGTAGCTGTACCAGACAGAGGGGCCTTGGGGTCCACCCCTCTGTCCAAACGGTCGCTGGATAACGACGACGAGCAGCCCGTCTGACCACTGCTAGccgccggcactgaggtatccctCCCCTGCACCGTAAACGATATTGTCGTTGGATTCATCATTCCCATCGTTTTTTGTGCTGTAACCCTAGCGACGGGACCCTATAACAGGGTGCTACCATCCGGAGCCAGATGGTCCCTGGTTTTTTAACGAGGTTGTTACTCCTCCGACTCCTCCTTCCTCTCTCCGAAAGAGAGGCCCCGGGCTTGTCACCGGTATAGCAGAGTTAACatcgtgatgagcttatatctttaaaaatatcaacagttcacgagatacaaggttatttcttaattatatatttagagacagtattttttaatgcagcctaaatacttatcatcataaattaactattggtgaaaatgatataaaaccctgaaattaaaaaacctcTTAGAAAAATAACtaaggtaaaataaataaaaacataaatattttttaagtgtatATCTtcatttctattaattttgtaCAAGTAtcatacaaattatttttacagaaTTCGAATAAGCATCCACGATTTCATGTTTCGAATaatcttaaaactataatttataataacgcattttttttagttcttcaattttttattaaaaaaaaataataaaaagaaaaaacatttgcgttttaattacaattttatatgGTTGTTTTATACTCACTAAATAAtgagttttgtttttttcgttaaaGTATTTGTTATCTTTTCTCTCTTCTCAATTACTACAATTGTTTTCTTAGTACGTGCAATTTACTcatgaaaaatgatattttattttcatagcaatattaattaacagtaaaaaaacaatgtttatttttttttcatttgtaaattgtt
It encodes:
- the LOC123265282 gene encoding uncharacterized protein LOC123265282, which translates into the protein MGMMNPTTISFTVQGRDTSVPAASSGQTGCSSSLSSDRLDRGVDPKAPLSGTATGSKLDEMVSLHGKRDEAIGKEDNLLEELQELLKETLKTIRSKRTVSNEVTKGVKEAERLLLESLVSRKSWKIAQRELSQKEREERQRLLEDFGSQRQALQVAAAQTPNTESKETGDESTRRTRKHVLKQANGSFTVATVRGKRQRTGNDVKTGVETQEMEVDSQKKPEEPFKLVEKKKKKKKKKQIEEGTGDQVDLVVTGEPEGPGIGTTGPGPGTKRITAAKGDRRPRKKQRPEAVLIDPGKSRSSDEVLRALRLGLRPEEMGLGVKAVRTARKGGLLIEFEGSVKDRSALGNKITEVAGGDVEVRHLAPTTTLVIDGMDSATTVEEVKAALAGAIGGTADGLNVSITKPNKWGSIRAFIEARLGAAAALETLGKVKVGWLVCRIRRWERLDRCYRCHGLGHLAGSCKAGEDRSGCCWRCGEADHKSKTCTKPPRCHLCEAVGSGQAFDHVAGSGRCTTYREVLQKKNG